A single genomic interval of Camelina sativa cultivar DH55 chromosome 11, Cs, whole genome shotgun sequence harbors:
- the LOC104724405 gene encoding uncharacterized F-box/LRR-repeat protein C02F5.7-like, which translates to MDEVLFDEILGEIFTRLPSSSSSFSSLPSFESVPLVSKRWLRLYRATKTSMSLQFSPHDGSVITLLPSILRNRPSLSSLSLCFPVTIKTTITNPICSYNEYHTSFNDELISIISSCCFNLRDFSFLFGPISSSSLLPLSTSLSLTSLSIKLWKQQNSDFTWIALFSSLKELSIDVHTRDPSSSGSNTNPEVVELGLESVSLSGIQSDDDGVNWLWKSCRKLKKLKLKRCGSIGETEFLGLCLMNVEEIELITCRSVVDVVLLKVTEICESLKSLLIHDGGSKDGLVHFMNNATCFDTLERLDLRLPMDLTDDHLVSLATNFKSLSSIRLTSGTFVSGLSLKMLALSFSSSLEELSLLSCNAIERERGLLATLGQHLRRLRKLDLTRNEWLFDKEVVSMLASCNGLVELNLRDCKHLTDAVLVALNKHCVKLKTLDIVGCRLMGPGDVEAFVMNSSQWLKKLVVEKNQTTEATLNLASSKLIETVVFPSLVW; encoded by the coding sequence ATGGATGAAGTTTTATTCGATGAGATTCTCGGCGAGatatttacaagactgccatcgtcttcttcctctttctcatcGTTACCTTCTTTCGAATCGGTTCCTCTTGTCTCAAAGCGATGGCTCCGTCTTTACAGAGCAACAAAGACTTCCATGTCTTTACAATTCAGTCCTCACGACGGTTCTGTGATTACCCTTTTGCCCTCTATCCTCCGTAACcgtccttctctctcttccctctctctctgcttcccTGTCACCATCAAAACCACAATCACTAACCCAATTTGTTCTTATAATGAGTATCACACGAGTTTCAACGATGAGCTCATCTCAATCATATCTTCTTGCTGCTTCAACCTCAGAGATTTCAGTTTCTTGTTCGGTCCgatctcttcatcatctttgcTTCCTCTCTCTACTTCTTTATCTCTCACTTCTCTATCCATCAAACTTTGGAAACAACAGAACTCAGATTTCACCTggattgctctgttttcatctcTCAAGGAGTTATCAATCGATGTTCACACAAGAGATCCTTCATCTTCCGGGTCTAATACTAACCCGGAAGTTGTAGAATTGGGTTTGGAATCGGTTTCTTTATCCGGAATCCaatctgatgatgatggagtTAACTGGTTATGGAAGAGTTGCAGAAAGTTaaagaaactgaaactgaaacgtTGCGGAAGCATTGGAGAAACAGAGTTTTTAGGGCTGTGTTTGATGAACGTGGAAGAGATTGAGTTAATAACGTGTAGGAGTGTGGTTGATGTGGTCTTGCTGAAAGTTACAGAGATTTGTGAGTCTTTGAAGTCTCTGTTGATACATGATGGTGGAAGCAAAGATGGGTTGGTTCACTTCATGAACAATGCTACATGTTTTGATACTTTGGAAAGACTCGATTTGCGTCTACCTATGGATTTGACCGATGATCATCTTGTCTCTCTCGCTACCAATTTCAAGTCTCTGTCTAGTATCAGGCTTACAAGCGGCACTTTTGTGTCTGGTTTGAGTCTAAAGATGTTGGCTCTAAGCTTTAGCTCGAGTCTTGAAGAGCTTTCATTGCTTAGCTGCAACGCGATTGAACGAGAGCGTGGTTTGTTGGCGACGTTAGGACAGCATTTGAGAAGGTTGAGGAAACTAGATCTGACTCGGAACGAGTGGTTGTTCGACAAAGAAGTTGTTTCGATGCTGGCTTCTTGCAATGGTTTGGTTGAGTTGAATCTGAGAGATTGTAAGCATTTGACAGATGCGGTGTTGGTTGCTTTGAACAAACACTGTGTGAAGTTGAAGACTTTAGACATCGTAGGTTGTCGGTTGATGGGGCCTGGTGATGTGGAGGCTTTTGTGATGAACTCGTCACAATGGTTGAAGAAGCTTGTGGTTGAAAAGAACCAGACTACAGAGGCTACACTCAACTTGGCTTCGAGTAAGCTAATTGAAACTGTTGTGTTCCCTTCTCTTGTTTGGTAG